A window of Xylophilus sp. GW821-FHT01B05 contains these coding sequences:
- the rpsC gene encoding 30S ribosomal protein S3 → MGQKIHPTGFRLSVSRNWSSRWYANNRDFAGMLAEDIKVREFLKAKLKNAAVSRILIERPAKNARITIFSARPGVVIGKKGEDIENLKRELAARLKVPVAVNIEEVRKPEIDAKLIADSITQQLEKRIMFRRAMKRAMQNAMRLGAQGIKIMSSGRLNGIEIARCEWYREGRVPLHTLRADIDYGTSEAKTTYGVIGVKVWVYKGDTLGRNDLPAVVEPRDDERRPRGPRRDGRPGGDRPGADRRGPRRDARPVGGGNVAPADGSDKPAGAGGAADPSAVKRVRKVAAPAAAADGAKTE, encoded by the coding sequence ATGGGACAGAAAATCCACCCAACCGGCTTCCGTCTGTCGGTAAGCCGTAACTGGTCCAGCCGCTGGTATGCCAACAACCGTGACTTCGCCGGCATGCTGGCTGAAGACATCAAGGTGCGCGAGTTCCTGAAGGCCAAGCTGAAAAACGCCGCCGTCTCGCGCATCCTGATCGAGCGTCCTGCCAAGAACGCCCGCATCACCATTTTCTCGGCACGTCCGGGCGTGGTGATCGGCAAGAAGGGTGAAGACATCGAGAACCTCAAGCGCGAGCTCGCAGCCCGCCTGAAGGTGCCGGTCGCCGTCAACATCGAAGAAGTGCGCAAGCCTGAAATCGATGCCAAGCTGATCGCCGACTCGATCACCCAGCAGCTCGAAAAGCGCATCATGTTCCGCCGCGCCATGAAGCGCGCCATGCAGAACGCGATGCGCCTGGGCGCTCAAGGTATCAAGATCATGTCGTCGGGCCGCCTGAACGGCATCGAAATCGCTCGTTGCGAGTGGTACCGCGAAGGTCGCGTGCCGCTTCACACCCTGCGTGCCGACATCGACTACGGTACCTCTGAAGCCAAGACCACCTACGGCGTCATCGGCGTCAAGGTCTGGGTCTACAAGGGTGACACCCTGGGTCGTAACGACCTGCCCGCCGTGGTCGAGCCGCGTGACGACGAACGTCGCCCGCGTGGTCCGCGCCGTGATGGCCGCCCAGGTGGCGACCGTCCGGGTGCCGACCGCCGTGGTCCGCGTCGCGATGCCCGCCCAGTGGGTGGTGGCAACGTGGCGCCTGCCGATGGCAGCGACAAGCCCGCCGGTGCCGGTGGTGCCGCCGACCCCTCAGCCGTTAAGCGCGTCCGCAAGGTAGCCGCGCCCGCTGCAGCAGCGGACGGTGCCAAGACCGAGTAA
- the rplC gene encoding 50S ribosomal protein L3 has protein sequence MSLSNSLGLLGRKVGMMRLFTDDGDAVPVTVVDVSNNRVTQVKTQENDGYVALQVTFGARKASRVVKPLAGHLAKAGVEAGEIIREFRVTADAAGQYQAGGVVKAESLFTVGQKVDVQGTTIGKGFTGTIKRHHFKSQRASHGNSRSHNVPGSISMAQDPGRVFPGKKMSGHLGDDLVTTQNLDVIRVDEVRQLLLIKGAIPGSKGGFVTVRPAIKAKPAAEGAK, from the coding sequence ATGAGTCTGAGCAACTCCCTCGGGTTGCTGGGTCGCAAGGTGGGCATGATGCGTCTTTTCACCGATGACGGGGACGCAGTGCCTGTCACGGTGGTGGACGTGTCCAACAACCGCGTGACCCAGGTTAAAACCCAAGAGAACGATGGCTACGTCGCCCTTCAGGTGACGTTCGGCGCACGTAAGGCCTCGCGCGTGGTCAAGCCCCTGGCGGGCCACCTGGCCAAGGCTGGCGTGGAAGCCGGTGAAATCATCCGCGAATTCCGCGTGACCGCTGATGCAGCGGGCCAGTACCAAGCCGGCGGCGTGGTCAAGGCCGAGTCGCTGTTCACGGTGGGCCAGAAGGTGGACGTGCAAGGCACGACCATCGGTAAGGGCTTCACCGGCACGATCAAGCGCCATCACTTCAAGTCGCAACGCGCGTCGCACGGTAACAGCCGTTCGCACAACGTTCCGGGCTCCATCTCGATGGCGCAGGATCCGGGTCGCGTGTTCCCTGGCAAGAAGATGTCGGGCCACCTGGGCGACGACCTCGTCACCACCCAGAACCTCGACGTGATCCGCGTGGACGAAGTCCGTCAGCTGCTGCTGATCAAGGGTGCCATTCCTGGCTCCAAGGGCGGTTTCGTGACCGTGCGTCCGGCCATCAAGGCCAAGCCAGCTGCTGAGGGAGCGAAGTGA
- a CDS encoding TlpA disulfide reductase family protein, whose translation MKRILYATATAAVLGLGAAAFWSSGTSAAPTSTFVLLDGSQHTTQDLRGKVTLVNFWATSCVTCVAEMPQVIATYDKYQSRGYDTLAVAMSYDPPSYVVNYAQTRKLPFKVAIDNTGSVAKAWGDVQLTPTSYVVNKRGEIVKRYVGQPDFAELHQLIEKLLAEA comes from the coding sequence ATGAAACGCATCCTCTACGCCACCGCGACTGCCGCCGTACTCGGCCTGGGCGCCGCCGCTTTCTGGAGCAGCGGGACCTCGGCCGCCCCCACCTCCACCTTCGTGTTGCTCGACGGCTCGCAGCACACCACGCAAGACCTGCGCGGCAAGGTGACGCTGGTCAATTTCTGGGCCACCAGTTGCGTCACTTGCGTGGCCGAGATGCCCCAGGTGATTGCCACCTACGACAAGTACCAGTCGCGCGGCTACGACACCCTGGCCGTGGCCATGAGCTACGATCCGCCGAGCTACGTCGTCAACTACGCGCAGACGCGCAAACTACCGTTCAAGGTGGCGATCGACAACACCGGCAGCGTGGCGAAGGCCTGGGGCGACGTGCAGCTCACGCCGACCAGCTACGTGGTCAACAAGCGTGGTGAAATCGTCAAACGCTACGTCGGCCAGCCAGACTTCGCCGAACTGCACCAACTGATCGAAAAACTGCTCGCCGAAGCCTGA
- the rpmC gene encoding 50S ribosomal protein L29, which produces MTKAAELRQKDVAGIEAEIKALQKAHFGLRMQKATQQLNNTSTLRTTRRDIARAKTILAQKQAESQAAK; this is translated from the coding sequence ATGACCAAAGCTGCTGAACTGCGCCAAAAGGATGTTGCTGGTATCGAAGCCGAAATCAAGGCCCTGCAAAAGGCCCACTTCGGTCTGCGCATGCAGAAGGCCACGCAACAACTCAACAATACGTCGACGCTGCGCACCACGCGCCGCGACATCGCCCGCGCCAAGACCATCCTTGCCCAAAAGCAGGCCGAGTCCCAGGCTGCCAAGTAA
- the rpsS gene encoding 30S ribosomal protein S19 codes for MTRSLKKGPFVDHHLVAKADKAVTTKDKKPIKTWSRRSMVLPEFIGLTIAVHNGKQHVPVYITDQMVGHKLGEFALTRTFKGHPADKKVKK; via the coding sequence ATGACTCGCTCTCTCAAAAAGGGTCCGTTTGTTGACCATCACCTTGTGGCCAAGGCCGACAAGGCGGTGACCACCAAGGACAAGAAGCCGATCAAGACCTGGTCGCGTCGCTCCATGGTTCTGCCCGAGTTCATCGGTCTGACCATCGCCGTGCACAACGGCAAGCAGCACGTGCCCGTCTACATCACCGACCAAATGGTCGGCCACAAGCTGGGCGAATTCGCCCTGACGCGCACGTTCAAGGGTCACCCCGCGGACAAGAAAGTCAAGAAGTAA
- a CDS encoding peroxiredoxin → MIKIGDKLPAATLMEYSEVEGNGCSIGPNPVDVLQATAGKTIALFAVPGAFTPTCSAKHVPGYVENAAALKAAGVDEIWCLSVNDAFVMGAWARDQKTDGKVRMLGDGSAAFAQATGLTLDLIGRGMGLRSNRYSMLVQDGVVKTLNIEAPGKFEVSDAATLLAQAKTA, encoded by the coding sequence ATGATCAAGATTGGTGACAAGCTGCCAGCGGCAACGCTGATGGAATATTCCGAGGTCGAAGGCAATGGCTGCAGCATCGGCCCGAACCCGGTGGACGTCCTGCAGGCCACGGCCGGCAAGACCATCGCGCTGTTTGCCGTGCCGGGCGCGTTCACGCCCACCTGCTCGGCCAAGCATGTGCCGGGCTACGTGGAAAATGCCGCCGCGCTCAAGGCAGCGGGCGTTGACGAGATCTGGTGCCTGTCGGTGAACGACGCTTTCGTGATGGGCGCCTGGGCGCGCGACCAGAAGACCGACGGCAAGGTGCGCATGCTGGGTGACGGCAGCGCCGCCTTTGCGCAGGCCACCGGCCTGACGCTGGACCTGATCGGCCGCGGCATGGGCTTGCGCAGCAATCGCTACTCGATGCTGGTGCAAGACGGTGTGGTCAAGACGCTCAACATCGAAGCACCCGGCAAGTTCGAAGTGAGCGATGCCGCCACGCTGCTGGCGCAGGCCAAGACGGCTTGA
- a CDS encoding PTS fructose transporter subunit IIA: protein MVHRNATPNRIFIIAHAPLAHALRQCVLHVFPDSGEGVMALDVQPNVSPEETLASARIILQQQRSGGTLVLTDVFGATPCNVAQRLVDGVRSKLVTGVNLPMLLRTVTYRHEALDALVARAVVGGTQGVMQVAITAPQNQARRKHDPDEHNHQQ, encoded by the coding sequence ATGGTGCACCGCAACGCCACGCCCAACCGCATCTTCATCATCGCCCACGCGCCATTGGCCCACGCGTTGCGCCAGTGCGTGCTCCACGTGTTCCCGGACAGTGGCGAAGGCGTGATGGCGCTCGATGTACAGCCCAACGTCTCCCCCGAGGAGACGCTGGCCTCCGCACGCATCATCCTGCAGCAGCAGCGCAGTGGCGGGACGCTGGTGCTGACCGACGTGTTCGGCGCCACGCCCTGCAATGTCGCGCAGCGGCTGGTCGATGGCGTGCGCTCCAAGTTGGTCACCGGCGTCAACCTGCCGATGCTGCTGCGCACCGTCACCTACCGCCACGAGGCGCTTGACGCGCTGGTCGCGCGCGCGGTGGTCGGCGGCACGCAGGGCGTGATGCAGGTCGCCATTACCGCACCGCAGAACCAGGCCCGCCGCAAACATGATCCAGACGAACATAACCATCAGCAATAG
- the rplV gene encoding 50S ribosomal protein L22, which produces MSETRAVLRGVRLSVDKGRLVADLIRGKKVDQALNILSFTQKKAAGIVKKVLESAIANAEHNDGADIDELKVTTIYVEQGATLKRFTARAKGRGNRISKPTCHVYVTVGN; this is translated from the coding sequence ATGTCTGAAACACGTGCAGTCCTCCGCGGCGTCCGTCTCTCGGTCGACAAGGGTCGTCTGGTCGCTGACCTGATCCGCGGCAAGAAAGTGGACCAAGCCCTCAACATCCTGTCCTTCACGCAGAAGAAGGCAGCTGGGATCGTCAAGAAAGTGCTGGAGTCGGCTATTGCCAACGCCGAGCACAATGACGGTGCCGACATCGACGAACTGAAGGTCACGACCATCTACGTCGAGCAGGGAGCCACCCTCAAGCGCTTCACCGCGCGTGCCAAGGGCCGTGGCAACCGCATCAGCAAACCCACGTGCCATGTGTACGTGACGGTGGGCAACTAA
- the rplP gene encoding 50S ribosomal protein L16: protein MLQPARRKYRKEQKGRNTGVATRGNSVAFGDFGLKCTDRGRLTARQLEAARRAISRHVKRGGRIWIRVFPDKPISTKPAEVRMGNGKGNPEYYVAEIQPGKIVFEIVGVPEELAREAFRLAAAKLPLRTTFVARQLGT from the coding sequence ATGCTGCAACCCGCTCGCCGCAAGTACCGCAAGGAGCAAAAGGGCCGCAACACCGGCGTCGCCACCCGGGGCAACTCGGTGGCGTTCGGTGACTTCGGTCTGAAGTGCACCGACCGCGGCCGTCTGACGGCCCGCCAGCTCGAAGCCGCACGTCGTGCGATTTCCCGTCACGTGAAGCGTGGCGGCCGCATCTGGATTCGTGTGTTCCCTGACAAGCCAATCTCTACCAAGCCCGCAGAAGTGCGGATGGGTAACGGCAAGGGCAACCCCGAGTACTACGTGGCTGAAATCCAGCCCGGCAAGATCGTGTTCGAGATTGTCGGTGTGCCGGAAGAACTGGCCCGTGAAGCGTTCCGCCTGGCTGCTGCCAAGCTGCCGCTGCGCACCACGTTCGTCGCTCGCCAGCTTGGCACTTGA
- the rplD gene encoding 50S ribosomal protein L4, which translates to MQLELLNAQGQADSKFEAPETVFGRDYNEDLVHQIVVAFQANARQGTRAQKDREQVHHSTKKPFKQKGTGRARAGMTSSPLWRGGGRIFPNMPDENFTQKINKKMYRAGMASIFSQLAREGRLAVVDSLTVDSPKTKQLADKFKAMNLQSVMVIAEEVDENLYLASRNLVNVLVVEPRYADPVSLVHYKKVLVTKGAIDKLKEMFA; encoded by the coding sequence ATGCAACTCGAACTCCTGAACGCACAAGGCCAGGCTGATTCCAAATTCGAAGCGCCGGAAACCGTGTTCGGTCGCGACTACAACGAAGATCTGGTGCACCAGATCGTCGTCGCGTTCCAGGCCAATGCGCGCCAGGGCACCCGTGCCCAGAAGGATCGCGAACAGGTCCACCATTCGACCAAGAAGCCTTTCAAGCAAAAGGGAACGGGCCGCGCCCGTGCCGGTATGACGTCCTCGCCTCTGTGGCGTGGGGGCGGCCGGATTTTCCCGAACATGCCTGACGAAAACTTCACGCAGAAGATCAACAAGAAGATGTACCGCGCCGGCATGGCCTCCATCTTCTCGCAGCTGGCCCGCGAAGGCCGCCTGGCTGTGGTTGACTCGCTGACCGTGGATTCGCCCAAGACCAAGCAGCTCGCCGACAAGTTCAAGGCGATGAACCTGCAATCGGTGATGGTGATTGCCGAAGAAGTCGACGAAAACCTGTACCTTGCATCGCGCAATCTGGTGAACGTGCTGGTTGTTGAACCGCGCTACGCCGATCCGGTGTCGCTGGTGCACTACAAGAAAGTGCTCGTCACCAAGGGCGCGATCGACAAACTCAAGGAGATGTTCGCATGA
- the ptsP gene encoding phosphoenolpyruvate--protein phosphotransferase, with amino-acid sequence MTFAVHGLAVARGIAIGRAVLAASSRIDVAHYFVDAGRVLSEIARVRSARDAVIEEIQRLQQTVALMSAKEAPQELSAILDVHLMLLQDKELEEGVKHWITDRLYNAEWALTTQLEVISRQFDEMEDPYLRERKADLEQVVERILRYMKGVASPVAPPPVRPAPRQQDLQLGDTEDVPLVLVAHDLSPADMLQFKQSVFAGFVTDVGGKTSHTAIVARSMDIPAVVGARSASQLVRQDDWVIIDGDAGVVIVDPSAIILAEYGFKQRRGDLERERLARLRHTPAITLDGERVELLANIEMPEDAEAAVKAGAAGVGLFRSEFLFMGRQGHLPDEEEQYQAYRKAVEGMQGLPVTIRTVDIGADKPLDDTRRDASHLNPALGLRAIRWSLADPAMFRTQLRAILRASVHGPVHMMIPMLAHGSEIRHTLALIDHARAELDNTGIAYGNPQIGAMIEIPAAALTLPLFLRYFDFLSIGTNDLIQYTLAIDRADESVAHLYDPLHPAVLRLVADTITECRRRGKGVSICGEMAGDISMTRLLLGLGLRSFSMHPAQILAVKQEVLRSDTGRLAPWAQRVVQAEDPAAAMAG; translated from the coding sequence GTGACCTTTGCCGTGCATGGCCTGGCTGTTGCCCGTGGCATCGCCATCGGGCGCGCTGTGCTGGCAGCATCCAGCCGGATCGACGTTGCGCACTATTTCGTCGATGCCGGCCGAGTGCTGTCCGAGATCGCGCGGGTGCGCTCGGCGCGCGATGCGGTGATCGAAGAGATCCAGCGGCTGCAGCAGACCGTGGCGCTGATGAGCGCCAAGGAAGCCCCACAGGAGCTCTCCGCCATCCTCGACGTGCACCTGATGCTGTTGCAGGACAAGGAGCTGGAAGAGGGCGTCAAGCACTGGATCACCGACCGCCTCTACAACGCCGAATGGGCGCTGACCACGCAGCTGGAGGTGATCTCGCGCCAGTTCGACGAGATGGAAGACCCCTACCTGCGCGAGCGCAAGGCCGATCTGGAGCAGGTGGTCGAGCGCATCCTGCGCTACATGAAGGGCGTGGCCTCGCCGGTGGCGCCGCCGCCCGTGCGGCCGGCACCGCGCCAGCAAGACCTGCAATTGGGCGACACCGAGGACGTGCCGCTGGTGCTGGTGGCGCATGACCTGTCACCGGCCGACATGCTGCAGTTCAAGCAGAGCGTGTTCGCCGGCTTCGTGACCGACGTGGGCGGCAAGACCTCGCACACGGCCATCGTCGCGCGCAGCATGGATATACCCGCAGTGGTTGGTGCGCGCAGTGCCAGCCAGCTGGTGCGGCAGGACGATTGGGTGATCATCGACGGCGACGCCGGTGTGGTGATCGTCGACCCGTCGGCCATCATCCTCGCCGAGTACGGCTTCAAGCAGCGGCGCGGCGACCTGGAGCGCGAGCGCCTGGCGCGGCTGCGCCACACGCCGGCCATCACGCTCGACGGTGAGCGGGTGGAGCTGCTGGCCAACATCGAGATGCCCGAGGACGCTGAGGCCGCCGTCAAGGCCGGCGCCGCGGGCGTGGGGCTGTTTCGTAGCGAATTCCTGTTCATGGGCCGGCAGGGCCACCTGCCTGACGAAGAAGAGCAGTACCAGGCCTATCGCAAGGCTGTGGAAGGCATGCAGGGCCTGCCGGTCACCATCCGCACCGTGGACATCGGCGCGGACAAGCCGCTGGACGATACGCGGCGCGATGCCTCCCACCTCAATCCTGCGCTGGGCCTGCGCGCTATCCGCTGGAGCCTGGCCGATCCGGCCATGTTCCGCACCCAGCTGCGCGCCATCCTGCGCGCCTCGGTGCACGGGCCGGTGCACATGATGATTCCCATGCTCGCGCATGGCAGCGAGATTCGCCACACGCTGGCCCTGATCGACCATGCGCGCGCTGAGCTCGACAACACCGGCATCGCCTACGGCAACCCGCAGATCGGCGCCATGATCGAGATCCCGGCGGCGGCGCTCACGCTTCCGCTGTTCCTGCGTTACTTCGACTTCCTGTCTATCGGCACCAATGACCTGATCCAGTACACGCTGGCGATCGACCGGGCCGATGAATCCGTGGCGCACCTGTATGACCCCTTGCATCCGGCGGTGCTGCGCCTGGTGGCAGACACCATCACCGAATGCCGGCGCCGTGGCAAGGGCGTGAGCATCTGCGGCGAGATGGCGGGCGACATCAGCATGACGCGCTTGCTGCTGGGCCTGGGCCTGCGCAGCTTCTCCATGCACCCGGCGCAGATCCTGGCGGTCAAGCAAGAGGTGCTGCGCTCTGACACCGGCCGTCTCGCGCCCTGGGCGCAGCGCGTGGTGCAGGCCGAGGACCCGGCGGCCGCCATGGCTGGCTGA
- the rplW gene encoding 50S ribosomal protein L23: MSTPIAKFDEGRLMAVLLAPIVSEKATMVGEKSNAVTFKVLQDATKPEIKAAVELMFKVQVKGVSVLNTKGKTKRFGKSIGRRDNVRKAYVTLQPGQELNLSGEAA, encoded by the coding sequence ATGAGCACCCCCATCGCGAAGTTTGATGAAGGTCGTTTGATGGCCGTGCTGCTCGCACCGATCGTGTCCGAAAAGGCCACGATGGTGGGTGAGAAGTCCAATGCCGTCACGTTCAAGGTGCTGCAGGACGCCACCAAGCCAGAGATCAAGGCTGCCGTTGAACTGATGTTCAAGGTCCAGGTCAAGGGCGTGTCCGTGCTCAACACCAAAGGCAAGACCAAGCGTTTTGGCAAGTCCATTGGCCGCCGCGACAACGTGCGCAAGGCCTACGTGACGCTGCAACCGGGTCAAGAGCTGAACCTGTCCGGGGAGGCCGCGTAA
- the rpsQ gene encoding 30S ribosomal protein S17, with protein MTEAKKSLKRTLIGKVVSDKRAKTVTVLVERRVKHELYGKIVGKSSKYHAHDENGEYKLGDTIEITESRPISRTKNWVATRLVQKAAVV; from the coding sequence ATGACGGAAGCTAAAAAATCCCTCAAGCGCACCTTGATTGGCAAGGTGGTTAGCGACAAGCGTGCCAAGACCGTGACCGTGCTGGTCGAGCGCCGTGTGAAGCACGAGCTCTACGGCAAGATCGTGGGCAAGTCGAGCAAGTACCACGCCCATGACGAAAATGGCGAGTACAAGCTGGGCGACACCATCGAGATCACGGAAAGCCGCCCGATCTCCCGCACCAAGAACTGGGTTGCTACCCGCCTGGTTCAAAAGGCTGCGGTGGTCTGA
- a CDS encoding GNAT family N-acetyltransferase — MQLRPPATPDEWAATREILREYVQSLEAELDMATLEHELAHLPGDYAEPRGGLLLAWVDGELAGCCALRPLDTSDYPNASEMKRLYVRRAFRGFGLGRQLAEATMDLARRGGYACVLLDTLDAMEAARALYADLGFEEVPPYYLSPLSGAHYLKASI, encoded by the coding sequence ATTCAGCTCCGCCCTCCCGCCACGCCCGACGAATGGGCTGCCACCCGCGAGATCCTGCGCGAGTACGTCCAGAGCCTTGAGGCCGAACTGGACATGGCCACCCTTGAACACGAACTGGCCCACCTGCCCGGCGACTATGCCGAGCCGCGCGGCGGCCTGCTGCTGGCCTGGGTCGACGGTGAGCTGGCGGGCTGCTGCGCCCTGCGGCCGCTGGACACCTCGGACTACCCCAACGCCAGCGAGATGAAGCGCCTCTACGTGCGCCGCGCCTTCCGCGGCTTCGGCCTGGGCCGCCAGCTCGCCGAGGCCACCATGGACCTGGCGCGCCGCGGCGGCTACGCCTGCGTGCTGCTCGATACGCTGGATGCGATGGAGGCCGCCCGCGCGCTCTATGCCGACCTGGGCTTCGAAGAGGTCCCGCCCTACTACCTGAGCCCCTTGAGCGGCGCGCATTACCTCAAGGCAAGTATTTGA
- a CDS encoding HPr family phosphocarrier protein, with protein sequence MIQTNITISNRLGLHARASAKLTKLAGSFPCDVWIARGDRKVNAKSIMGVMMLAAGIGTEVRIETDGASEQAAMEAILALIQDKFGEGE encoded by the coding sequence ATGATCCAGACGAACATAACCATCAGCAATAGGCTCGGGCTGCACGCCCGTGCATCGGCCAAGCTCACCAAGCTCGCCGGCAGCTTCCCGTGCGATGTATGGATCGCGCGCGGCGACCGCAAGGTCAACGCCAAGAGCATCATGGGCGTGATGATGCTGGCCGCGGGCATCGGCACCGAGGTCCGCATCGAGACCGATGGTGCCTCCGAGCAGGCGGCGATGGAGGCGATCCTCGCGCTGATCCAGGACAAGTTCGGCGAAGGAGAGTGA
- the rplB gene encoding 50S ribosomal protein L2 → MAVIKMKPTSPGRRAVVKVTRDHLYKGAPHAALLEPQFQKAGRNNNGHITTRHKGGGHKHHYRVVDFVRNKDGIPAKVERIEYDPNRTAHIALVVYADGERRYIIAPRGVEAGATLLSGSEAPIRVGNTLPIRNIPVGSTIHAIEMQPGKGAQIARSAGSSATLLAREGTYAQVRLRSGEVRKIHIECRATIGEVANEEHSLRQLGKAGAKRWQGIRPTVRGVAMNPVDHPHGGGEGKTGEGRHAVDPWGNLTKGYRTRNNKRTQVMIVSRRKK, encoded by the coding sequence ATGGCTGTCATCAAGATGAAACCGACCTCGCCTGGCCGCCGTGCCGTGGTGAAGGTCACGCGTGATCACCTGTACAAGGGTGCTCCGCACGCAGCCCTGCTGGAACCTCAGTTCCAGAAGGCTGGCCGTAATAACAACGGTCACATCACCACCCGCCACAAGGGCGGTGGTCACAAGCACCACTACCGCGTGGTCGATTTCGTCCGTAACAAGGACGGCATCCCAGCCAAGGTGGAGCGCATCGAATACGATCCGAACCGCACGGCCCACATCGCTCTGGTGGTGTATGCCGACGGCGAACGCCGCTACATCATCGCCCCGCGCGGTGTTGAAGCTGGCGCGACGCTGCTGTCCGGCTCGGAAGCCCCGATCCGCGTCGGCAACACGCTGCCGATCCGCAACATCCCGGTGGGTTCGACCATCCACGCGATCGAAATGCAACCCGGCAAGGGCGCGCAAATTGCTCGTTCGGCTGGCTCTTCGGCCACGCTGCTGGCGCGCGAAGGTACCTACGCTCAGGTTCGCCTGCGCTCGGGTGAAGTGCGCAAGATCCACATCGAGTGCCGCGCCACCATTGGTGAAGTCGCCAACGAAGAACACAGCCTGCGCCAACTCGGCAAGGCCGGTGCCAAGCGCTGGCAGGGTATTCGCCCGACCGTTCGCGGTGTGGCAATGAACCCGGTCGATCACCCCCATGGCGGTGGTGAAGGCAAGACCGGCGAAGGCCGTCACGCAGTCGATCCGTGGGGCAATCTGACCAAGGGTTACCGCACCCGCAACAACAAGCGCACGCAGGTCATGATCGTGTCGCGTCGCAAGAAGTAA